The Meriones unguiculatus strain TT.TT164.6M chromosome 6, Bangor_MerUng_6.1, whole genome shotgun sequence genomic interval TCGCCATCATCTACGGCAACACTCTGCAGTCCATCCTGGCCATTGTTCGGGCTATGACCACGCTCAACATTCAGTATGGAGATTCAGCCCGGCAGGTGAGGCAGGGGGCTGGCTGACATTGGTCCCTGAGGGCTCAGGGCACCTGGCTAGGCTCAGGGCCACAGCCACTATCTTGCCCCACCACCAGGATGATGCCCGGAAGCTGATGCACATGGCGGATACTATCGAGGAAGGCACAATGCCCAAGGAGATGTCGGACATCATTCAGCGCCTGTGGAAGGACTCGGGTATCCAAGCTTGCTTCGAACGCGCCTCCGAGTACCAGCTCAACGACTCTGCTGGCTAGTGAGTACACACGCGGAGGCAGGGAGCGGAGGAGGTGGGTAGGCGGGCCCCGCTGGTGTGTCCCACACCGCTCACGCCCGGTGGCCTTCTTCAGCTACCTTTCGGACCTGGAGCGCCTGGTGACTCCAGGATATGTGCCCACTGAGCAGGACGTGTTGCGATCTCGTGTCAAAACCACTGGCATCATCGAGACGCAGTTCTCCTTCAAGGACCTCAACTTCAGGTAAGGCCCCTGCACTCTCGTTCAGTCACCGTCTTGAGTGAAGGCCTTACCCTTGCTAGGAGAAAGGCTGGTCACTTCAGGTGCCAAGCCATATGAGGGCTCTCGAGCCAGCTCGAGCCAGCTGGGGAGGACAAGGGGAGTGCCAGTGGGCATATCCGAGTGACCAGATACACGGGTCTAAATCTGGACGCGGCTCTACCCTCCAGAATGTTCGATGTGGGCGGGCAGCGTTCCGAGCGCAAAAAGTGGATCCACTGCTTCGAGGGTGTGACCTGCATCATTTTCATCGCCGCGCTGAGCGCTTACGACATGGTGCTGGTGGAGGACGACGAAGTGGTGAGTGCCAAGTTTGGCCTGAGTGCTGGAGAAGGCAGGTGGACCCGGGGGGAGTCAGCCACCGAGACGCACTCAGGGGCTGGCTGGGCGCGGTTGGTGTGGGGAGGCGCGTGAGAGACCCACGGGGCAGCTGCCCGCGTAGCCTGGTGCCCGACAGCCTCTGGCCTCCCCAGAACCGAATGCACGAGAGCCTGCACCTGTTCAACAGCATCTGCAACCATCGCTACTTCGCCACTACGTCCATTGTGCTCTTCCTCAACAAGAAGGACGTCTTCTCCGAGAAGATAAAAAAGGCGcacctcagcatctgttttcccGATTACGACGGTGAGATCCCCAGCCCCGGCCGCCAGGCGGTGCCCCAGCCCCACCATTCCCGCGCGCGCGCAAGGGCGCGCGGTCCTTCCCTCCGGCGCCCGTCTTCCCGCGCCGAGTGAGTGCTGCCCTCTGCCGCAGGACCTAACACTTACGAGGATGCCGGCAACTACATCAAAGTGCAGTTCCTGGAGCTCAACATGCGCCGCGATGTGAAGGAGATCTACTCGCACATGACGTGCGCCACCGATACACAGAACGTCAAGTTCGTCTTTGACGCTGTCACCGACATTATCATCAAGGAGAATCTCAAAGACTGCGGGCTCTTTTGAGGTGGGGGCCTAGCTAGCTGGCCAGACCTCCCATCATCCTTCTCCTTAAACTCTGCCCCTAGCTCCTCACCGCTCAGGGCTTCAGACTGCCACTTTTCCTGCTGCCCGCCCCTAAGCCCCGCCCCACTGCTCTCAGGCTCCACCCACCGCCAGAGGCTCCTCCTCCCCCTACTCATTAGCGTGGCCTCTTTTCATCCCTCCCCAGGTGCACAGGTTCCAGGGCTGCCCCCGCCCCTCCGACAAAGCCATTTATTTTGCTGTTCAAGGAGGCTGAGATTTCATCCCCTTTTCTCTTCACAGATGCTGAATTCATGTGTGTCCCTTGCCCCGAGACTCCGTAGCCCAGCTGCACTGTAGTCCCCTCCTGTCCCTCAACCTGCTGCTCCACCAGCCACACTCCCAAAGCCCTAAGGCTTGAAGCACAGACCCTCCCCCAAGtccccaactccctccctgcCCTTCATCGCCTGGCTGCACTGGCCTCTTGGACCTACAGTAGCCGGCCTCAGCTAGGACACGGCAGGACTTGGGACAGCTGGAACTCAGTGACTCAGCAGTGCCCGAGTGACCTGTCAGTCTCCTGCCACCCCCATCAGCAGCAGTTCGCCTGGTGGCTCTCGGTTCAGCAAACAGcactccctccctttttccctccctccctccccagttTTCATGAAGGGCTTGAGGCATCCCTCCCTCAAGCCACAGGCCAGTACAGCGTGCTACCTGCATATGACAAGTCCAACACCTGTCCACTCAGTGGTCAGCGACTGACCCTCCCAGCAGCCTGAGGAATCCAAAGTCCAAGCCCTGGTCTTTGTAGCCTCACATAGATAAATTAGTGACTTTGACGTGGGTGCCAGGGAGAGACACAAGCCAAACCCATCTCCAAACACCAGGCTCGGGGTTTCTCCCAGTCCCTTCTCCCTCTGGGTCTTCCCCCTCTGTCCTTGGACACTTCCATACCCCACCTCATCCACCCACACACAGTGCTCAGGGCTGCCTGGTCAGGGTATGGTGTATTGAAGGAGGGTGCTATTGACATCAGCGGCGTCCAATAACCAAGCTATGCTGAGGGGTGGCTGAGGGCAGAGTCCAGCTCCTATTGATCAACCACGGGCAGACAATATCCCATGTGAGGTGACAGGCAATTCCATGTGAGCCTGTTGTCCCTCCTGATTCAGGGCTCatcccttgggaggcagaacTGAAAACCATGCCCGCACCATTGAGACACTGTCCCACGTGCCCCAGCCACTTCTAATTTCTTTGCTTAAGCCTGTGGACAAGGGCCAGTGCTTCTGTTAGAGACCAGATGCTTATGTCCAGCAAGGCTAGGGCCTAACCATACTTCCCTTAGTTAGAGGCAGCCTCAGAAATAAACCTTTGCACCAGGTGCTGCTGTCCTTTCTTGGGTTGTGGGGGAAGCTTAGCTATCATGCGTCCTGGACATTTATTTATCAAGTTCCCAGTACGAGACACGAGTGATGTAGGAAGATGACCCCTTCCAAGGTAAACAGCATGGCCTGACATTGGCTGTGAGAtctcgggggtggggggcaggtaATGGGTCCAATACATGAGTCTCTTGGCAGAGGCTGAGGACCATGGAAAATGTTACTGGGATAGGCTCAGATCAACAGggggtgtttttttattttgtttgtttacttgttttatgAGACGGTCTTAcacagtagcctaggctgggcTTTGAACTcacggtcctcctgcctcagactctgggattacaggcatgccactTCAAAGACACCTAGTGACAGGGAGATTTGAGACCTAAGTTCCTCTGACAGAGACAGTAGAGTGCATGAAACCTGACTGAGCATTGGGACCTGTGAGCACAGGAGCTCAGTGAAGCAGGAGCCGGGAAGGAGAAGACTGCTGTGGAGACAGCGGACAGGACCAAATGCTGGGAGGAGGTAACGCGGAGAGCAGAAGCTGTCGCAGCTGGGACATGGCTGTGGCTAGGATTAGGGTGAAGCAACCAAGACAGCCATCCCAAgagcaaaagtgtgtgtgtgtgtgagcatgatgTTAGTTAACCCCGGCCCTCGggacaggaggagctctgtgagcgTGAGACTGtcctggtctacatggcaagttccaggccaatcaggGCTACCTAGGGAGAAGGCCAGCCCCATTTTAAAAATCCGAATCAGgggaactggggagatggctcagtagttcagAACACATGTTGCTCTtaaggaggacctgagttcagttctcaccGCAgactgctcacaaccacctgtaactccagagccAGACGATCTTAATCCTTCTGGGTTTAGAAGGCACCTGTGctcatatccacacacacacccccacacccacataacataaagaacaaaacaagtcttaacaaaacaaaacaggggactagagagagatggctcagcacttaagagcattGGGTTTTCTTCctgaggacctaggtttggtttccagcaccaacatggtacctcacaactatctgtaactccagttccaagggacccgatgtcttctggcttctgtgggtacctGGCACACGGATGATACAGAGTCACTCATGCAGGCAAGACatccgtacacataaaataatttatgtaatttttaaaactgttacttGAGTCTGGTGGAACacatctttaataccagcactcaggaggcagagacaggtggatctctgtgcatttgaggccaacctggtctacagagtgagtttcaggacagccagagctacacagagaaatccagtctcaaaaacaaaacaaaacaaaacaaaaacaaaaacaaaccaaacaaacaaatgaggagCTGggcgtgatggcacatgcctttaatctcagcaagcagatttctgtaagtttaaggccaccctgatctacacagccagttctagaccagccaaggctatacagggaaacctTGACTCCAATTAAAATAAATCACTGTCCAGTGTGGTGGGACACACCTTTCAAATCAGAattagggctggcaagatggcttaatGGGCAAACCATGTAAGGACAAGCTTGATCTCaaatcccagagcccacataaagatggaagaagagaactgactccaaagttgtcctctgacctccacatttgcACCTTGGTGTAcatcataacaacaacaaaaacatatctgTTCTTATAtaggtttttcttctcttttgttgctcatttttttggtggtggtggtgaaacACATATAGAATTTCCCATCTTAACcgttattaattattattattattattattattggcacAGGCtagctattaatttttttatttattattagattgtgtgtgtgtgtgtgagagagagagagacagacagacagacagacagacagacagagacagacaggcaaacAGAAAATGTGTGAGTGTAGGTGTTGGTGAACACACACCTGGCCTGTATgggagggtcagaggacaactttggagaGCCGGTTTTGTCCTCCcactttgtttttgaggcagattCTCTCATTTTTGCCAAGCTGAGTACCCCATGAACTTCCaggagattctcctgtctcccttCTTGCTGCAGAAGTGCACCGAGATGAGAGATGTTAAAAGCTTTGTCCAGCTCTTCTCCCTGGGTTCCAGCTGGGGACTGAGCCGTCTCACCAGCTTCATCtcaactgttttatttattgatgtatgtatttatttatttattttgtttttcaagacagggttttctttcGGTGTAGCCCCAACTGTCCTGGATttcgctctgtagatcaggctgaccttgaacttggagtttcacctgcttctgtctccccagtgctgggattaaaggcacctgccaccactgcctggcatagCTGTTTTAAATGTGCCTGTTGGTGGCACTAAATACACCCATAGTACAGACATTCTTGCTGTCTATCACCAGAAGCTTTCCATCTTACACATCTGAAAATTTGAAAAAGTAACTTCAAGCCCCTGGCAATCACCATTCTGCTTTCTCTCATACAAATAGAATCAGACAATATTTGTCTATTTGTCTGtggcttattttacttaacatGAAGCTGAAGTTTATCCGTGTTGTAGCCTATGTCAGAATCATCTCCTTATTGCTAAATAATATTCTGCTGCATGTTGGTTTGACGTGGCTTGGTTTAGGTTGgcttattgagacagggtttctctgtgtatacctggctgtcctggaactcgctctgtagattacgctggctttgaactcagagatctgtctgcctctgccttccgagtgctgggatcaatgcaccaccattgccaggccctgtttctaatttttttcttacattcatttatttactttgtgtgagGGGTATGTGTGGGGGCAGGGGGAGTCAGAACCAACTTGTGGgaggtggttctctccttctgccgaGTCATTTCTAGGGAGCGAACGCAGGTTATTAGGCTTGACATTAAACACCTTTACCCCTGAGCAGCCCTGTTTTGAAGTCTTGTAGGTATGAGCCACTCtacctgttttcttttgtttctaaggCAGGATGTACTACGCAGCCTAGGCTGCCTTGGAACTAGCAATCCTCCGCCTACTAAGTGCTGGAAGGGCACCTTTTAAGTGCTGGGAATGcacataccaccatgcctggctcttcttATATAATACACCTACTTTTTTCTTGGTCTGGGAATTAGACCCAGGGTCTTGTCCATGCTAGAGAATTCTCAGCCACCATTTGCCTTTTGAGATagctatgtgtgtgcatatatatatgtgtgagtgtgtgtgcgcgcgcgcatacacacacacacacacacacacacacacacacacacacacaagtggtggtccatgcctttaatctcagctcttgggagcaagtgtatctctgtgagtctgaagccagcctggtctacagatcaagttccaggacaccagggctacacagagaaaccctgtctctaaaaactcaaaaaaggaaaaaaaatttaaaacaaggagaacaaagccATGATAGTTTTGAAGGTAgcgtgggcttcctagtaagttCAAGTCTAACCTAGACTACATGAAATCCTTTTGAAAGAAACAGGGAGGggcccggagagatggctcagaggttaagagcactggctgttcttcctaaaggtcctgagttcagttcccaacaaccacatggtggctcacaaccatttacaactgtctgtagctccaattccaggggatctggcaccttcgtacacatgcaggcaacataccaatgcacataaaataaaaataaataaatcttaaaaaaagaaaaaagaaacacgtTATTtaagctgggctgtggtggtacatgcctttaatcccagcactcagggaggcagaggcaggtggatttctgtgagcttgaggccagcctggtctacagagagagtccaagaaaaccaaggctacacagagaaaccctgtctcaaaaaacaaaacaaacaaataaaaatattattaaaaaacataatatatatatgtatatgtatgcatatgatatatatgcacatattttcCTAAACATGGAGGAAGAATGAGTAGCTGGAAGACACAAAGGAAGAGGCCATGTCCTCGGAATTCAGCGGAGCCTGGACCTATGAGACAAGGTGCTCAGTGGCTCTGGATCTGTGCAGAGTCGGCAAAGTACATCCCTGTGCCACAAAGAGGTGATGACTGTGATGATGAGTCTACAATGTCCGAGGCCGCCTGAGGAAGGAGTCGAGGATATCGACGGTCCTTGGTGACTAGGCAAAAGGCAGAGTCCAAATAAAGTGGGCTGTAAGTCTGTGGAGGACTGTAGAAGGGGAAGGAGTTCCGGCCCCTGTGCCACATGGGATGGTTGCCACATGGCTCACGGTGCCCAGAACACATGTGGGCAGCTATGCGGGTACCATCGAGGAGTCTGAGAGGAGGACAGCCCAGAGAAGGGAAGTGTGACCTGCTGGGTGGTCCAGGACCTGGCTGAGGTGAAGCTGTTTGCCTCTGCTGAGACCCTTTCCCTGtgtagtttttggttttgtttgtttgttttgtttttctgagatggggtttctctgtttgtacctctggctgtcctgggatcacactgtaaatcaggctggccttgaactcacagagatccgcttgcctctgcctccccagtgctgggattaaagatgtgaaccATGCTGCCCAGCCTCCCTGGGCAGTTTATTAAGATGAGCTGGGGCGGTGAGTAATGACAGAGGGATTTTAGCTGGCAGAAATCAGGCAGTCTGAGGAGCTGAGATGTTGGGAGGAGGGTATATTAATGAGAAAggcaagctggg includes:
- the Gnat1 gene encoding guanine nucleotide-binding protein G(t) subunit alpha-1, translated to MGAGASAEEKHSRELEKKLKEDAEKDARTVKLLLLGAGESGKSTIVKQMKIIHQDGYSLEECLEFIAIIYGNTLQSILAIVRAMTTLNIQYGDSARQDDARKLMHMADTIEEGTMPKEMSDIIQRLWKDSGIQACFERASEYQLNDSAGYYLSDLERLVTPGYVPTEQDVLRSRVKTTGIIETQFSFKDLNFRMFDVGGQRSERKKWIHCFEGVTCIIFIAALSAYDMVLVEDDEVNRMHESLHLFNSICNHRYFATTSIVLFLNKKDVFSEKIKKAHLSICFPDYDGPNTYEDAGNYIKVQFLELNMRRDVKEIYSHMTCATDTQNVKFVFDAVTDIIIKENLKDCGLF